From Polaribacter butkevichii, a single genomic window includes:
- a CDS encoding DUF2126 domain-containing protein — MALKIVISHKTTYKYDRKVSLSPHIFRLRPAPHSRTPIESYSIKITPEEQFFNWQQDPFGNYVARLVFPEKTDEMSIDVEIIADLKTINPFDFFIEEYAEEYPFEYTETVKKELQPYLEITDKGKLLEEFIKTIDYTPRKTIYFLIDINQKIYEFLNYNIRMDPGVQSCEETLNQKNGSCRDYAWLFVQTLRHLGFGARFVSGYLVQLKSDEKSLDGPSGPEEDFTDLHAWAEVYLPGAGWIGFDATSGLLASEGHIPLACTPSFESAAPVSGMTDKCETEFFFENKVTRILESPRVTKPYTEEQWKAVDKLGHKVEKQLEKGDVRLTMGGEPTFISIDDLESDEWNTTADGPNKRKLAGDLTKGLYDKFGNGAVLHHAQGKWYPGEPLPRWQIEICWRKDGRPIWYNKKYLSSYASNPIVPENSDKLFLETLTKYLRVSTEHILPGYEDPFYHLWEQGNLPVDIDPAKDKDGSLARKKLQEIYEKGASTPVGYLLPLNKTEDKWFTSAWTFRRQHIFLTPGNSPMGLRLPLDSLMEKPEHEVFPIYEPDLFSKKKRLPSFKNIVKKRYQEFLDFGLETNQPNYFVRTALCAEIREGKLYLFLPPLETAEMFLDLIAAIEITARELNVPVIMEGYEPPKDNRLESLKITPDPAVIEVNVHPVTNWEDLCKNTFTFYNEAKKARLGTEKFMLDGKHTGTGGGNHVTLGGTSPADSPLLRKPSLLRSLLTFWQHHPGLTYLFSGSFVGPTSQAPRVDEARLDNLYELEIAFNQIPKDEEVPFWLTDRLFRHLLTDLTGNTHRAEFCIDKLYSPDSSSGRLGILELRGFDMPPHPKMSLVQMLLVRTLVAWFWKKPYEHNLVRWGTELHDKFLIEHYVREDIKDIVDQLNKAGYDFKEDWFDPFFEFRFPLHGMVDINNIHLELRAGIEPWNVLGEEMTGGGTARYVDSSLERLQVKVSNFNEDRFVLSCNGVKVQLNSTGVHGEYVAGVRYKAWDPFSALHPTIPVDTPLVFDIVDTWNKRSIGGCTYFVAHPGGRSYDEYPVNSYEAESRRINRFWEFGHTQGEIAPVESINPNTESTSRSVEPNSSSKRFKFKELPVNFEFPYTLDLRKK; from the coding sequence ATGGCATTAAAAATCGTAATATCACACAAGACTACTTATAAGTATGATAGAAAAGTATCCTTATCTCCTCATATTTTTAGACTAAGACCTGCTCCACACTCTAGAACTCCCATAGAATCTTACTCAATTAAGATTACGCCAGAAGAACAATTCTTTAACTGGCAACAAGACCCTTTTGGTAATTATGTTGCGCGTTTGGTTTTTCCAGAGAAAACGGATGAAATGTCTATTGATGTTGAAATTATAGCAGATTTAAAAACCATAAACCCTTTTGATTTCTTTATTGAAGAATATGCAGAAGAGTACCCTTTTGAATATACAGAAACTGTAAAAAAAGAATTACAGCCTTATTTAGAAATTACAGATAAAGGCAAATTATTAGAAGAATTTATAAAAACAATAGATTATACACCAAGAAAAACCATTTATTTTCTAATTGATATCAATCAGAAAATTTATGAATTTTTAAATTATAATATTAGAATGGATCCGGGTGTTCAGAGTTGTGAAGAAACTTTGAATCAGAAAAATGGGTCTTGTAGAGATTATGCATGGTTATTTGTACAAACTTTACGACACTTAGGTTTTGGAGCACGTTTTGTTTCTGGATATTTAGTACAATTAAAATCTGATGAAAAGTCGTTAGATGGTCCTTCTGGTCCTGAAGAAGATTTTACAGACTTACACGCTTGGGCAGAAGTTTATTTGCCAGGTGCTGGTTGGATTGGTTTTGACGCTACTTCTGGTCTTTTGGCTAGTGAAGGCCATATTCCGTTAGCCTGTACTCCTTCTTTTGAAAGTGCCGCGCCAGTTTCTGGAATGACTGATAAGTGTGAAACTGAATTCTTTTTTGAAAATAAAGTAACCCGAATTTTAGAATCTCCAAGAGTTACAAAGCCATATACAGAAGAACAATGGAAAGCTGTAGACAAACTTGGTCATAAAGTAGAAAAGCAATTAGAAAAAGGGGACGTAAGGTTAACAATGGGTGGCGAACCTACCTTTATTTCTATTGATGATTTAGAATCTGATGAGTGGAACACCACTGCAGACGGTCCAAACAAAAGAAAATTAGCAGGTGATTTAACAAAAGGATTGTACGACAAATTTGGGAATGGAGCCGTTTTACATCACGCACAAGGAAAATGGTATCCTGGAGAACCTTTACCAAGATGGCAAATAGAAATTTGTTGGCGTAAAGATGGAAGACCAATTTGGTATAACAAAAAATATTTATCTAGTTATGCAAGTAATCCTATTGTTCCAGAAAATTCTGATAAATTATTTTTAGAAACACTTACCAAATATTTACGTGTTTCTACAGAACATATTTTACCAGGTTACGAAGATCCTTTTTATCATTTATGGGAACAAGGAAATTTACCTGTAGACATAGATCCTGCAAAGGACAAAGACGGTTCTTTAGCACGTAAAAAATTACAAGAAATTTACGAAAAAGGAGCCTCTACACCGGTTGGATATTTACTTCCTTTAAATAAAACAGAAGATAAATGGTTTACCAGTGCTTGGACTTTTAGAAGACAACATATCTTTTTAACTCCAGGGAATTCTCCTATGGGATTAAGATTGCCTTTAGATTCATTAATGGAAAAACCAGAACATGAGGTTTTTCCTATTTATGAACCCGATTTATTTTCTAAAAAGAAACGCTTACCGAGTTTTAAAAACATTGTTAAAAAAAGATACCAAGAGTTTTTAGACTTCGGATTAGAAACCAACCAACCAAACTATTTTGTACGTACTGCACTTTGTGCAGAAATTAGAGAAGGTAAATTGTATCTATTTTTACCGCCCCTAGAAACCGCAGAAATGTTTTTAGATTTAATTGCTGCTATAGAAATTACAGCAAGAGAATTAAATGTACCTGTTATTATGGAAGGTTATGAACCGCCAAAGGATAACAGATTAGAATCTCTAAAAATAACGCCAGATCCTGCTGTTATAGAAGTAAACGTGCATCCTGTTACTAATTGGGAAGACTTATGTAAAAACACATTTACGTTTTACAACGAGGCTAAAAAAGCAAGATTAGGTACAGAAAAGTTTATGCTAGATGGTAAACATACAGGAACTGGTGGTGGAAATCACGTTACTTTAGGAGGTACAAGTCCTGCAGACAGTCCTTTATTACGTAAACCAAGTTTGTTACGTAGTTTGTTAACTTTTTGGCAACATCACCCGGGATTAACATATTTATTCTCTGGTTCTTTTGTAGGACCAACAAGTCAGGCACCAAGAGTAGATGAAGCGCGTTTAGACAACTTATACGAATTAGAAATTGCGTTTAACCAAATACCGAAAGACGAAGAAGTTCCTTTTTGGTTAACCGATAGATTGTTTAGACATTTATTAACCGATTTAACGGGTAATACACATAGAGCAGAATTTTGTATTGATAAATTATACTCACCAGATTCTTCTTCCGGAAGATTAGGTATCTTAGAGTTGCGTGGTTTTGATATGCCTCCGCATCCAAAAATGAGTTTGGTACAAATGCTATTGGTTAGAACTTTAGTAGCTTGGTTCTGGAAAAAACCTTATGAACATAATTTAGTACGCTGGGGAACAGAATTGCATGATAAATTCTTAATAGAGCATTATGTAAGAGAAGATATTAAAGACATTGTAGACCAATTAAATAAAGCGGGTTATGACTTTAAAGAAGATTGGTTCGATCCGTTTTTTGAGTTTAGATTCCCACTTCATGGAATGGTAGATATTAATAATATTCATTTAGAATTAAGAGCCGGTATAGAACCTTGGAATGTTTTAGGAGAAGAAATGACAGGTGGAGGAACTGCAAGATATGTAGATTCATCACTAGAAAGATTACAAGTTAAAGTTTCTAATTTTAACGAAGACCGTTTTGTATTAAGTTGTAACGGAGTTAAAGTACAATTAAATAGTACAGGTGTTCATGGAGAATATGTTGCTGGTGTGCGTTATAAAGCTTGGGATCCGTTTTCTGCTTTGCACCCAACAATTCCTGTAGATACACCGCTTGTTTTTGATATTGTAGATACTTGGAATAAGCGTTCTATTGGTGGTTGTACTTATTTTGTGGCACATCCAGGTGGTAGATCTTATGATGAATATCCAGTAAATAGTTATGAAGCAGAATCAAGAAGAATTAATCGCTTCTGGGAATTTGGACATACACAAGGTGAAATTGCCCCTGTAGAAAGTATCAACCCAAATACTGAAAGCACAAGTAGAAGTGTAGAACCAAATAGCAGCTCTAAACGATTTAAGTTTAAAGAATTGCCAGTTAATTTTGAATTTCCTTATACCTTAGATTTAAGAAAAAAGTAA
- a CDS encoding acetyl-CoA hydrolase/transferase family protein: MKIPNKMTADEAVKLIKSNDRVLIQGGSATPQALINAMVKRAPELRNVELVHLHTEGACGYTAPELRESFHTNAFFIGGNIRKMVGNTVDYIPVFLSEIPSLFRQGYMDLDVVMVNVSPPDKHGFCSLGVSVDIVISGIEQGKKVIAQINSRMPRTFGDAQIHLKHFDACVEVEEEIYEMSFVEPSEIEKSIGKNIAEIIDDGATLQMGIGGIPNAVLTFLHNHKNLGVHTEMFSEGVVDLVKNGVVNGSKKKTNPYKIVSGFAMGTRRLYDFMDDNPEIEMNDIAYVNDTSIIRKNPKVTAINSAIEVDLTGQICADSIGQRMFSGVGGQMDFMRGAALSEGGKPICAITSTTGKGVSKITPVLKVGAGVVTTRAHARFVATEYGIAELFGRNLKQRAQALRDIAHPDHREELDKAIFDRFGSSLMTK; the protein is encoded by the coding sequence ATGAAAATACCAAATAAGATGACAGCAGATGAGGCTGTTAAATTAATCAAATCTAACGATAGAGTTTTAATACAAGGAGGTTCTGCAACACCACAAGCACTAATTAATGCCATGGTTAAAAGAGCACCAGAATTAAGAAATGTTGAACTTGTTCATTTACATACAGAAGGAGCTTGTGGATACACTGCTCCAGAATTAAGAGAAAGTTTTCATACCAATGCTTTTTTTATTGGAGGAAACATTCGTAAAATGGTGGGTAATACAGTAGATTATATTCCTGTTTTCTTAAGTGAAATACCAAGTTTGTTTCGTCAAGGTTATATGGATTTAGATGTGGTAATGGTAAACGTTTCTCCTCCAGATAAACACGGTTTTTGTTCTTTAGGGGTTTCTGTAGATATTGTTATTTCTGGTATTGAGCAAGGAAAAAAAGTGATTGCTCAAATTAATTCTCGTATGCCACGTACTTTTGGTGATGCTCAAATTCATTTAAAACATTTTGATGCATGCGTAGAAGTAGAAGAAGAAATTTACGAAATGAGTTTTGTAGAACCATCAGAAATCGAAAAATCAATAGGTAAAAATATTGCAGAAATTATTGATGATGGAGCTACGCTTCAAATGGGTATTGGAGGGATTCCAAATGCAGTTTTAACATTTTTACATAACCATAAAAATTTAGGTGTACATACAGAAATGTTTTCTGAAGGTGTGGTAGATTTAGTTAAAAACGGAGTGGTAAATGGTTCTAAAAAGAAAACAAATCCGTATAAAATAGTTTCTGGTTTTGCAATGGGAACAAGGCGTTTATATGATTTTATGGATGATAATCCAGAAATTGAAATGAATGATATTGCTTATGTTAATGATACTTCTATCATTCGTAAGAATCCAAAAGTAACTGCAATTAACTCAGCTATTGAAGTAGATTTAACAGGGCAAATTTGTGCCGATTCTATCGGACAGAGAATGTTTTCTGGTGTTGGTGGTCAAATGGATTTTATGCGTGGAGCTGCTTTATCTGAAGGAGGAAAACCTATTTGTGCAATTACTTCTACAACAGGTAAAGGTGTTTCTAAAATTACACCCGTTTTAAAAGTAGGTGCCGGTGTAGTAACAACTCGTGCGCATGCAAGGTTTGTAGCTACAGAATATGGTATTGCAGAATTGTTTGGTAGAAACCTAAAACAACGTGCACAAGCTCTTAGAGATATTGCACATCCAGATCATAGAGAAGAATTAGATAAAGCTATTTTTGATAGATTTGGAAGTAGTTTAATGACAAAATAA
- a CDS encoding OadG family protein, with translation MTYLILNTDTISEGYVILFTGLFIVFSALVTLALVFNYGLPVMLYVYKIITKGKDKKVSEIKIKKDSNFTGEISAVIGAAVHMYTSEQHDHESAILTIKQVKKTYSPWSSKIYGIQNRL, from the coding sequence ATGACATATTTAATATTAAATACAGACACAATAAGTGAAGGTTACGTTATCTTATTTACTGGATTATTCATTGTTTTTAGTGCATTAGTAACACTAGCACTTGTTTTTAATTATGGATTGCCTGTAATGCTTTATGTGTATAAAATAATTACAAAAGGTAAAGACAAAAAGGTTAGTGAAATTAAAATCAAAAAAGATAGCAATTTCACAGGAGAAATTTCTGCGGTTATTGGGGCTGCCGTTCATATGTATACAAGTGAACAGCATGATCATGAAAGCGCAATTTTAACCATTAAGCAAGTTAAAAAAACTTATTCACCTTGGAGTTCTAAAATTTACGGAATTCAAAATAGATTATAA
- a CDS encoding acyl-CoA carboxylase subunit beta: MANQDKINELIEKRAEAKMGGGEKRIDSQHAKGKLTARERIDILLDEDSFEEFDMFVTHRTKSFGLDKQIYLSDGVVTGHGTIDGRIVYVFAQDFTVFGGSLSETYALKICKVMDMAMKIGVPVIGLNDSGGARIQEGVRSLAGYAEIFQRNIMASGVIPQISSILGPCAGGAVYSPALTDFTIMTEETSYMFVTGPKVVKSVTGEIVTAEELGGAKIHSTRSGVSHFLATSDEENLLLVRKLLSYLPSNNLEEAPILPCSDPIDRLEDALNEIIPENPNQPYDIVDVISILADNGEFTEVHRNYARNICVGFARFNGRPVGIVANQPKYYAGVLDIDASRKAARFVRFCDAFNIAIVTLVDVPGFLPGTGQEYGGIILHGAKLLFAYGEATVPKVTITLRKSYGGAHDVMSCKQLRGDVNYAWPTAEIAVMGAKGAVEVLEGSNIRKIEDAEEKLEYIQKKEDEYTEKFANPYMAAKYGFIDDVIEPRNTRFRIIRALELLQNKKDVNPPKKHSNIPL; encoded by the coding sequence ATGGCAAATCAAGATAAAATTAATGAGCTCATAGAAAAAAGAGCAGAGGCTAAAATGGGAGGAGGAGAAAAACGAATCGACTCTCAACATGCCAAAGGTAAATTAACAGCGCGCGAACGTATTGATATTCTTTTAGACGAAGATAGTTTTGAGGAGTTTGATATGTTTGTAACTCACAGAACAAAATCTTTTGGGTTGGATAAACAAATTTATCTTTCTGATGGTGTTGTTACAGGACATGGTACTATTGATGGAAGGATTGTTTATGTCTTTGCACAAGATTTTACCGTATTTGGTGGTTCTTTGTCTGAAACCTATGCCTTAAAAATATGTAAGGTAATGGATATGGCTATGAAAATAGGAGTACCTGTTATTGGGTTAAATGATTCTGGTGGAGCACGTATTCAAGAAGGGGTAAGATCTTTAGCTGGTTATGCCGAGATTTTTCAAAGAAACATTATGGCTTCTGGGGTAATTCCTCAAATTTCTTCAATTTTAGGACCTTGTGCTGGTGGGGCAGTTTATTCTCCGGCATTAACAGATTTTACTATTATGACAGAAGAAACAAGTTATATGTTTGTTACTGGGCCTAAAGTAGTAAAATCGGTTACAGGAGAGATTGTAACGGCAGAAGAACTTGGGGGAGCTAAAATTCACTCTACAAGATCTGGTGTTTCTCACTTTTTAGCTACCAGTGATGAAGAAAACTTATTATTAGTACGTAAATTATTAAGTTATTTACCATCAAATAATTTAGAAGAAGCACCAATACTTCCTTGTAGTGATCCTATTGATCGATTAGAAGATGCTTTAAATGAAATAATTCCAGAAAACCCTAACCAACCATATGATATTGTTGATGTTATATCAATACTTGCAGATAACGGAGAGTTTACAGAGGTGCATAGAAATTATGCAAGAAATATTTGTGTAGGTTTTGCTAGATTTAATGGTCGTCCGGTTGGTATTGTTGCCAATCAACCTAAGTATTATGCAGGTGTTTTAGATATTGATGCTTCTAGAAAAGCGGCTCGTTTTGTACGTTTTTGTGATGCTTTTAATATTGCCATTGTAACTCTTGTAGATGTTCCAGGATTCTTACCGGGTACAGGTCAAGAATATGGAGGAATTATCTTACACGGAGCAAAATTATTGTTTGCTTATGGAGAGGCAACTGTGCCAAAAGTAACCATTACTTTACGTAAATCTTATGGTGGTGCGCACGATGTTATGAGTTGTAAACAATTAAGAGGTGATGTAAATTATGCATGGCCAACTGCAGAAATTGCAGTAATGGGAGCTAAGGGAGCTGTAGAAGTATTAGAGGGATCTAATATTAGAAAAATTGAAGATGCCGAAGAAAAACTAGAGTACATTCAGAAAAAAGAAGATGAATATACAGAAAAGTTTGCCAACCCTTACATGGCAGCAAAATATGGGTTTATTGATGATGTAATTGAGCCAAGAAACACCCGTTTCAGAATTATTAGAGCTTTAGAATTACTTCAAAATAAAAAAGATGTAAATCCTCCTAAAAAACACTCAAATATTCCATTATAA
- a CDS encoding biotin/lipoyl-containing protein yields MKSYKFKVNDNGYTVNIKSHEDNIINLEVNGTLYEVKMKEEVKKSKTPTLVRAASQRPAEPLKVNPKSQKTRIVAPIPGVVLSIDVKVGDTLKVGDRMLVLEAMKMENSIVCEKAGTITAIKISVGQQVLHDELMIELE; encoded by the coding sequence ATGAAAAGCTATAAATTTAAAGTAAACGATAACGGTTATACCGTTAATATAAAATCGCATGAAGACAATATTATTAACTTAGAAGTTAATGGTACTTTATATGAGGTAAAAATGAAAGAGGAGGTTAAAAAATCTAAAACTCCTACTTTAGTTCGTGCAGCATCTCAAAGACCTGCAGAACCTTTAAAAGTAAATCCGAAATCTCAAAAAACAAGAATTGTAGCTCCAATTCCTGGAGTTGTATTATCTATCGATGTTAAAGTTGGCGATACACTTAAAGTAGGGGATAGAATGCTTGTTTTAGAAGCGATGAAAATGGAAAATAGTATTGTTTGTGAAAAAGCAGGTACTATTACAGCCATAAAAATTAGTGTTGGTCAGCAAGTATTGCATGATGAATTAATGATAGAACTAGAATAA
- the mce gene encoding methylmalonyl-CoA epimerase, whose product MNISHIEHLGIAVDNLEESIKYYEEVLGFKCYSIEEVADQKVKTAFFLVGNTKIELLESTSPDGPIGKFIEKKGPGIHHIAFAVPNATEALKTAEERGVRLIDKVSRKGAEGLNIGFLHPKSTLGVLTELCSKE is encoded by the coding sequence ATGAATATTTCACATATTGAGCATTTAGGTATTGCAGTTGATAATTTAGAAGAATCAATAAAATACTATGAAGAAGTTTTAGGGTTTAAATGTTATTCTATAGAAGAGGTTGCTGACCAAAAGGTTAAGACAGCCTTTTTTTTGGTAGGTAATACAAAAATAGAGCTATTAGAAAGTACCTCTCCAGATGGCCCTATAGGTAAGTTTATAGAAAAAAAAGGCCCCGGTATTCATCATATTGCTTTTGCAGTACCCAATGCAACAGAAGCGTTAAAAACTGCAGAAGAACGAGGTGTGCGATTAATTGATAAAGTTTCTAGAAAAGGAGCAGAAGGATTAAATATTGGTTTCTTACATCCAAAATCTACACTAGGAGTACTTACAGAACTTTGTTCTAAAGAATAA
- a CDS encoding fatty acid desaturase family protein — translation MMSLFFIPLLTLASGSINSVWLLFLLYILSGLGMAGIGMCVMHDAIHGSYSKNKTINTLLGYSLNMIGANATVWKIQHNILHHTYTNIEHADDDLNAPFFLRFCPHAKHYWVHQFQHIYIWFFYSLSTVSWITTKDFVRLKHFRGKGFLSKKNEYNKAFASMTGWKLLYYLYALVLPMIMLPFSWGLILVAFLSMHFITGLLISVVFQIAHIMPTNEFPLPDSEGEMNNNWYAHQFATTTNFSPKSKILFWLIGGLNYQIEHHILPDVCHVHYKDLTKIVSETALEFGMPYHVKKSFFHAVKDHTKMLRSLGKKEMA, via the coding sequence ATGATGAGTTTATTTTTTATTCCATTGTTAACACTCGCATCGGGATCTATAAATTCGGTTTGGTTACTTTTTTTATTATATATTTTAAGTGGATTAGGAATGGCAGGTATTGGTATGTGTGTAATGCACGATGCTATACATGGTTCTTATTCTAAAAACAAAACGATCAATACCCTTTTAGGATATAGTTTAAATATGATAGGAGCCAATGCTACCGTTTGGAAAATTCAACACAATATATTACACCACACTTATACAAACATAGAGCACGCAGATGACGATTTAAATGCGCCTTTCTTTTTAAGATTTTGTCCCCATGCAAAACATTATTGGGTACATCAATTTCAGCATATTTATATCTGGTTTTTTTATAGTTTATCTACCGTATCTTGGATTACTACAAAAGATTTTGTGCGTTTAAAACACTTTAGAGGAAAAGGGTTTTTAAGCAAAAAGAACGAATATAACAAAGCATTCGCAAGTATGACTGGTTGGAAATTGTTGTATTATTTGTATGCATTAGTATTGCCTATGATAATGTTGCCTTTTTCTTGGGGACTTATTTTAGTGGCTTTTTTAAGTATGCATTTTATTACAGGGCTATTGATAAGTGTTGTTTTTCAAATTGCTCATATTATGCCAACGAACGAGTTTCCTTTACCGGATTCAGAAGGAGAGATGAATAATAATTGGTATGCTCATCAATTTGCAACCACTACTAATTTCTCTCCAAAAAGCAAAATATTATTTTGGTTGATTGGCGGTTTAAATTATCAAATAGAACATCATATATTACCAGATGTTTGCCATGTACATTATAAAGATTTAACCAAAATTGTATCAGAAACCGCTTTAGAATTTGGGATGCCTTATCATGTTAAAAAATCTTTTTTCCATGCCGTTAAAGACCATACAAAAATGTTACGTTCTTTAGGTAAAAAAGAAATGGCATAA
- a CDS encoding sodium ion-translocating decarboxylase subunit beta: MKKVILIFCVLSLLIFIRPVLGFDTNSTTDTLSGDTVATTQVDQVSQQDGVFEGAFKGIKTFYGYTGFANATSGNLVMIIIGIIFIYLGIKYDYEPLLLIPIGAGVIIGNIPFVAGNQTGIYETGSVLNFLYFGVVKGVYPPLIFLGIGAMTDFSSLIANPKLMLLGAAAQIGVFATFLGALYLGFNLPEAGAIGIIGGADGPTAIFLSSKLANGVNVLADGTTVKNLIGPIAIAAYSYMALVPVIQPPLMRMLISKEDRKIKMKPPRAVTQKEKMIFPVVALILTTFISPSALPLLGMLFFGNLLKESGRTERLADTARTKLIDIVTILLGVTVGASTQADIFITKDSLLIFGLGAISFVIATCGGLLFARFMNRFLKGDNKINPLIGAAGVSAVPDSARVVHTEGLKYDSSNYLLMHAMAPNVAGVIGSAIAAGIILSFLG; this comes from the coding sequence ATGAAAAAAGTAATTTTAATATTTTGTGTTCTATCGTTATTGATCTTTATTAGACCAGTATTAGGTTTTGACACAAATTCGACCACAGACACCTTAAGTGGCGATACCGTTGCTACAACACAAGTAGATCAGGTATCGCAACAAGATGGTGTTTTTGAAGGAGCTTTTAAAGGGATTAAAACATTTTATGGCTATACCGGTTTTGCAAATGCAACATCAGGTAATTTAGTAATGATTATCATCGGAATTATATTTATCTATTTAGGTATTAAATATGATTACGAACCCTTATTACTAATACCTATTGGTGCTGGTGTAATTATAGGAAATATTCCTTTTGTAGCCGGAAATCAAACAGGTATTTATGAAACAGGATCTGTATTAAATTTCCTTTATTTTGGGGTGGTAAAAGGTGTTTATCCGCCTTTAATCTTCTTAGGAATTGGAGCAATGACAGATTTTTCATCTTTAATTGCAAATCCAAAATTAATGCTTTTAGGAGCTGCTGCTCAAATAGGTGTTTTTGCAACTTTTTTAGGAGCACTTTATTTAGGTTTTAATTTGCCAGAAGCAGGTGCAATTGGTATTATTGGCGGTGCAGATGGACCAACAGCCATTTTCCTTTCTTCTAAATTAGCCAATGGTGTTAACGTATTAGCAGATGGTACAACAGTAAAAAACCTAATTGGTCCTATTGCAATTGCAGCGTATTCTTATATGGCATTGGTGCCTGTAATTCAACCTCCTTTAATGAGAATGCTAATTTCTAAAGAGGATAGAAAAATTAAAATGAAACCACCAAGAGCTGTTACACAAAAAGAAAAAATGATTTTTCCTGTGGTGGCTTTAATTTTAACAACTTTTATTTCTCCTAGTGCATTACCATTATTAGGTATGTTATTCTTTGGTAATTTACTTAAAGAGTCTGGAAGAACAGAAAGATTAGCAGATACAGCAAGAACTAAATTAATAGATATTGTAACTATTTTATTAGGGGTAACAGTAGGTGCTTCTACACAAGCAGATATCTTTATTACAAAAGATTCTTTATTAATATTTGGTTTAGGTGCTATATCATTTGTAATTGCCACTTGCGGAGGTTTATTATTTGCAAGATTTATGAATAGATTCTTAAAAGGCGATAATAAAATTAACCCATTAATTGGTGCAGCAGGAGTATCTGCAGTACCAGATAGTGCTAGAGTTGTACATACAGAAGGATTAAAATATGATTCCAGTAATTACTTATTAATGCACGCTATGGCCCCAAATGTAGCTGGTGTTATTGGGTCTGCAATTGCTGCGGGGATTATACTAAGTTTCTTAGGTTAA